A genomic stretch from Candidatus Bathyarchaeota archaeon includes:
- a CDS encoding 30S ribosomal protein S19e produces the protein MPTVYEVPADVLINRLAEELKVSFPEVNPPPWALFVKTGCHRERNPDNPDWWYVRAASIMRKLYVKGPLGVSRLATIYGGRQRRGRKPPHFRKAGRNHIRKILQQLEEAGLVAKLDKKGRVLTSKGRSLLDSLAADILRKLKASGGLAALA, from the coding sequence TTGCCGACCGTCTATGAGGTTCCGGCCGATGTATTGATAAACAGGCTAGCTGAGGAGCTCAAGGTAAGTTTTCCTGAGGTTAATCCACCTCCTTGGGCTTTGTTCGTTAAGACCGGGTGCCATAGGGAGAGAAATCCTGACAACCCCGACTGGTGGTACGTTAGAGCCGCGTCGATCATGCGGAAACTCTACGTTAAAGGTCCCCTTGGTGTCTCTAGGTTAGCCACGATATATGGTGGTAGACAGAGAAGGGGGCGTAAACCACCACACTTCAGAAAAGCCGGGAGAAACCATATAAGGAAGATACTTCAGCAGCTTGAGGAGGCCGGTTTAGTGGCCAAACTAGATAAGAAAGGTAGAGTCTTAACGAGTAAAGGTCGAAGTCTCCTAGATAGCCTAGCCGCAGACATATTGAGGAAGCTTAAGGCAAGCGGTGGTCTAGCTGCTTTAGCTTGA
- a CDS encoding DNA-binding protein — protein MTAEGYGYDEELEELKRRRLIELQRRLEEERRAAEARKAFEARKQAALRIILTPEARQRLNNLRIVRPEFVEKLELELIQAVQTGRISPPITDAQLKKILVLLQKSQRRDIRIRRV, from the coding sequence GTGACGGCTGAAGGTTACGGATACGACGAGGAGCTTGAAGAGCTCAAGCGTAGAAGGCTTATAGAGCTTCAAAGAAGGCTCGAAGAAGAACGTAGGGCAGCCGAGGCTAGGAAAGCCTTCGAAGCCAGAAAACAGGCGGCCTTGCGTATCATACTCACGCCGGAGGCTAGGCAGAGGCTCAACAACCTCCGGATAGTTAGACCCGAGTTTGTCGAGAAGCTTGAACTTGAGCTTATCCAAGCCGTTCAGACGGGACGTATAAGCCCACCTATAACGGATGCACAGCTTAAGAAGATCCTCGTGCTCCTACAGAAGTCTCAGAGGAGAGATATTCGAATCAGGAGGGTTTGA
- a CDS encoding 50S ribosomal protein L39e: MATRKPAGKKRRLARALKQNRPVPTWVYLKTGGRVRTSPKRRHWRTVKLKL, encoded by the coding sequence TTGGCTACCCGTAAGCCGGCAGGTAAGAAGAGGAGGCTCGCTAGGGCTCTTAAGCAGAATAGGCCTGTACCGACCTGGGTCTATCTGAAGACGGGAGGTAGGGTTAGGACCAGCCCTAAGAGGAGACACTGGAGAACCGTAAAACTCAAGCTCTAG
- a CDS encoding 50S ribosomal protein L31e: protein MSGEEAPEEKIMTINLKRIWEYSGRVRAPKAVRFVREQAARHLKTKPENVKIDEGLNRYIWSRGLKHPPRKVRVRAERTEEDLYVLKLAG, encoded by the coding sequence TTGAGCGGTGAAGAGGCTCCTGAGGAGAAGATTATGACTATAAACCTCAAAAGGATTTGGGAGTACTCTGGGCGTGTCAGGGCTCCTAAAGCGGTGAGGTTTGTTAGGGAGCAGGCTGCTAGGCATCTTAAGACTAAGCCTGAAAACGTTAAGATAGATGAAGGCTTAAACAGGTATATCTGGTCTAGAGGTCTGAAACACCCGCCTAGGAAGGTTAGGGTTAGGGCTGAAAGGACTGAGGAGGACCTGTACGTGCTTAAGCTGGCGGGTTAG
- a CDS encoding translation initiation factor IF-6 — MPLEYFQYLSNPNVGLYIVATDRFILVPEGMSDSKVEFLKRCFEVEEALRIRIRGSKLLGVLSIANSNGVVLPEGCEHEAKFIKEQLGVEAVSLPTYIALGNRVLTNDRGAVVDLKMPESITSAIEDVLGVEVKYSTIAGLPYVGSSAVASNTAVYAHPGIRSDELSLIEKVLKVPVHTGTVVNGLPYVKVGLVVNSRGGVVGRGTLGDELLAISQAFGFGESYE; from the coding sequence ATGCCCCTGGAGTATTTCCAGTATTTGAGTAATCCTAACGTGGGGTTGTACATTGTAGCTACAGACCGCTTTATACTCGTACCTGAGGGAATGAGCGATAGTAAGGTTGAGTTTCTGAAAAGGTGTTTTGAAGTCGAAGAGGCTCTACGGATAAGGATCAGAGGGTCGAAGCTTTTGGGGGTATTATCTATAGCCAACTCGAACGGTGTAGTATTGCCTGAAGGTTGCGAGCACGAGGCTAAATTCATAAAAGAACAGCTCGGCGTCGAAGCCGTATCGCTACCGACTTACATAGCTCTAGGCAATCGAGTCTTAACGAACGATAGAGGCGCTGTCGTGGACCTTAAGATGCCTGAGTCCATAACCTCAGCTATAGAGGATGTCTTAGGTGTTGAGGTTAAATACTCTACGATCGCCGGCTTACCATATGTGGGTTCCTCCGCGGTGGCATCTAACACAGCGGTCTATGCTCACCCTGGTATAAGAAGCGACGAGCTCTCTCTCATAGAGAAGGTTTTAAAAGTCCCCGTTCATACTGGAACTGTCGTAAACGGCCTTCCCTATGTAAAGGTCGGGCTTGTCGTGAACAGTAGGGGTGGAGTTGTGGGTAGGGGGACTCTAGGTGATGAGTTGTTAGCCATATCTCAGGCGTTCGGGTTTGGTGAGAGTTATGAGTGA
- a CDS encoding 50S ribosomal protein L18a — protein MSEVKTYRVKGIMPMGFLRSTFVKEVRALKPEHALEKIYSELGSRHKLKRKRIKILAIEEVSKESLQET, from the coding sequence ATGAGTGAGGTTAAGACGTATCGGGTTAAAGGGATAATGCCGATGGGCTTCCTAAGGTCTACTTTCGTTAAAGAAGTTAGAGCCCTAAAGCCTGAACACGCCCTGGAGAAGATATACTCAGAACTTGGAAGCCGTCATAAGTTGAAAAGAAAGAGAATAAAGATATTAGCTATCGAAGAGGTTTCTAAGGAGTCTCTACAAGAGACTTAG
- a CDS encoding Gfo/Idh/MocA family oxidoreductase, with amino-acid sequence MVLDKLGVGFIGSGFAARFHILGWVGVRNAEITAIYNIRERSARELASLAEQLGVGKPKVYTDLHAMLSDKSVNAVWIANPNFVRLEVVKTIAEEAKQGRTELIGVCCEKPLARNVDEAEEMVRLIEDSGLLHGYLENQVFMPSVVKGRDILWRYGAKYTGRPYLARAAEEHGGPHSAWFWIPRLSGGGVMLDMMCHSLEAARFILSDPDKPKTALKPKTVYAEIASLKWAWEPYRTMLKNRFKGEVDYSKEPAEDYAMAVVIYEDEDGNLVVSETRTSWSFTGPGLRLSFEALGPEYYMSVNTLQPELFTFFSRNVKIPPSEEFVEKQAAEQGLMPTIPNEAFTYGYMDEDRYMVECFLKREKPREDWRDGLFIVQLMMACYMSAEKGRKIRFNPEALKGFKPAVARGQWKPKSLVETP; translated from the coding sequence ATCGTTCTGGATAAGTTGGGTGTCGGGTTCATAGGCTCAGGTTTCGCGGCTAGATTCCATATACTCGGGTGGGTAGGAGTTAGAAACGCCGAGATAACTGCAATATATAATATTAGAGAGAGAAGCGCTCGTGAATTGGCTTCCTTAGCCGAACAGCTCGGAGTCGGTAAGCCCAAGGTTTATACAGACCTACACGCTATGCTCTCCGATAAATCGGTCAACGCCGTTTGGATAGCTAACCCCAACTTCGTCAGGCTAGAAGTTGTGAAGACTATAGCCGAGGAGGCTAAGCAGGGTAGAACCGAGCTTATCGGCGTATGCTGCGAAAAACCTCTGGCAAGAAACGTGGACGAAGCCGAAGAGATGGTTAGACTGATCGAAGACTCGGGTCTACTGCATGGTTACCTTGAGAACCAGGTTTTCATGCCATCGGTAGTCAAGGGTCGAGATATCTTATGGAGATACGGTGCCAAGTATACTGGTAGGCCTTATCTCGCTAGGGCCGCTGAGGAACACGGTGGTCCTCACTCAGCGTGGTTCTGGATACCGAGGCTTTCCGGCGGAGGCGTCATGCTCGACATGATGTGTCACAGCCTCGAGGCGGCTAGGTTCATACTCAGCGACCCTGATAAACCCAAGACCGCCCTTAAACCTAAGACCGTTTACGCGGAGATAGCGTCGCTTAAATGGGCTTGGGAACCTTACCGGACGATGCTTAAGAACCGGTTTAAAGGAGAAGTTGACTACTCTAAGGAGCCTGCGGAGGATTACGCCATGGCCGTCGTCATCTATGAAGATGAAGATGGAAACTTAGTCGTTTCTGAGACCAGAACCTCCTGGAGCTTCACAGGACCGGGTTTAAGACTGAGCTTTGAGGCCTTAGGTCCAGAATATTACATGTCTGTCAACACCTTACAGCCTGAGCTCTTCACGTTCTTCAGCAGAAACGTTAAGATCCCGCCTTCGGAGGAGTTCGTCGAGAAGCAGGCCGCCGAGCAGGGTCTGATGCCGACCATACCGAACGAGGCATTCACATACGGCTATATGGATGAGGACCGTTATATGGTAGAGTGCTTCCTTAAGAGAGAGAAACCTAGAGAAGATTGGAGAGACGGCCTATTCATCGTTCAGCTTATGATGGCATGCTACATGTCCGCCGAGAAAGGCAGAAAGATACGGTTTAACCCTGAAGCCCTCAAAGGATTTAAACCAGCCGTAGCTAGAGGGCAGTGGAAACCTAAGTCTCTTGTAGAGACTCCTTAG
- a CDS encoding aldo/keto reductase, with amino-acid sequence MRYVRLGPSGLKVSQICLGTWFLPRSPERDEYGVPKVSLDEFERILKYALDKGLNFIDTANRYHGAMSPVDLPHRGNSERVLGKVVNKLGREQFVIATKVGLEMAPWPNGKGLSRKHIMWQVRESLRRLQTEYIDVYLTHTVDPETPKLETLRAFNDLICQGKVLYMGLSNTPPEDVIEYMETAREYRLHQPVTIQEGYNILRRDIEKAKVPVARRYGLAVMAYSPLAQGLLSGKYLKGIPEGSRATYFRAFKESITKESLDKVSKLLEIAMEIDVTLPQLAIAWLLHMQEKLGVTVIPIIGATRFEHIQEDLEALDVKLSGEVLKRIDEVVYGLKT; translated from the coding sequence ATGCGTTATGTTCGGCTTGGACCAAGTGGCTTAAAGGTGTCTCAGATATGTCTGGGGACGTGGTTTCTACCACGTTCCCCTGAGAGAGACGAGTATGGTGTTCCAAAGGTAAGTCTGGACGAGTTTGAGAGAATTCTAAAATACGCGTTAGACAAGGGGTTGAACTTCATAGACACGGCTAACCGATATCACGGAGCTATGTCTCCGGTAGACCTTCCGCATAGAGGAAACTCAGAGAGAGTCCTCGGTAAAGTGGTCAATAAACTCGGCCGTGAACAGTTTGTCATAGCCACCAAGGTGGGGCTCGAGATGGCTCCTTGGCCAAATGGAAAAGGGCTATCTAGAAAGCATATAATGTGGCAGGTTAGGGAAAGCCTCAGAAGGCTTCAGACGGAGTACATAGACGTGTATCTGACGCATACCGTCGACCCTGAGACCCCTAAGCTCGAGACGCTAAGGGCGTTCAACGACCTCATATGTCAAGGTAAAGTATTGTACATGGGTCTCTCGAACACTCCTCCAGAAGACGTAATCGAGTACATGGAGACCGCTAGGGAGTATAGGCTTCACCAGCCGGTTACGATACAGGAGGGCTATAATATCCTCAGGAGGGATATAGAGAAAGCTAAAGTCCCGGTTGCGAGACGCTATGGCCTAGCAGTCATGGCTTACTCACCCCTCGCACAGGGCCTACTCTCTGGTAAATACCTTAAAGGAATTCCCGAAGGTTCAAGAGCGACGTATTTCAGGGCGTTTAAAGAGTCGATCACGAAAGAGTCTCTGGATAAGGTTTCAAAGCTCCTTGAAATAGCCATGGAGATCGACGTGACGCTTCCCCAGCTAGCTATCGCTTGGCTTCTTCACATGCAAGAAAAACTCGGCGTGACCGTTATTCCAATAATCGGTGCTACTAGGTTTGAGCATATCCAAGAGGATCTCGAAGCGTTAGACGTGAAACTCAGCGGTGAGGTTCTCAAGCGCATCGACGAGGTAGTCTATGGGTTAAAGACATGA
- the pfdA gene encoding prefoldin subunit alpha, translated as MVYGVTGFRLTASSDEEVNRLVAEVQLLEATINALSSRLELTEAALNESRMALETLKAVKGAKEGDSILVPIGADSYIFAKIDSTEKVIVGVGANVRVEKSIESSIEMVDQRINRLEQVRKALEQQLIQASQRLGEARENLERLIRAREAGSPARRS; from the coding sequence GTGGTTTATGGAGTTACAGGGTTTCGGTTGACCGCGTCTTCTGACGAAGAGGTTAACAGGCTCGTGGCGGAGGTCCAGCTTCTAGAAGCCACCATAAACGCCCTTAGCTCCAGGCTTGAGCTTACGGAGGCTGCTTTAAACGAGTCTAGGATGGCCCTTGAAACTCTTAAGGCGGTTAAGGGAGCTAAGGAAGGCGACAGTATACTCGTGCCTATAGGTGCGGATTCCTATATATTCGCTAAGATCGACAGCACGGAGAAAGTTATAGTCGGAGTAGGGGCTAACGTTCGCGTAGAAAAGAGCATCGAAAGCTCGATCGAGATGGTCGATCAACGTATAAACCGTCTTGAACAGGTCCGAAAAGCGCTCGAACAGCAGCTTATCCAGGCTTCTCAGAGACTCGGAGAAGCTAGGGAAAACCTCGAACGCTTAATAAGAGCCAGGGAGGCTGGGAGCCCTGCTAGAAGGTCTTAG
- the ftsY gene encoding signal recognition particle-docking protein FtsY yields MLEGLRKTFSSFIEKLSSKELGFKELQPVLEELKLSLVRNDVAYTVAEEICGEIAEKLSGVKVGRFEDVKPLVKKTLRQVLLETLKASYEKDFLETVKAKVSKGEPAVILFVGVNGSGKTLTIAKVARLLLGNGFTVCIACSDTFRAGAIEQVEILAKRLGVRAIKQAYGSDAAAVAYDAVQYARAHGINVVLIDTAGRMQTRKNLMEEMRKIARVTNPDLVVFVGDSLTGNDAVNQAEEFMKYVGIDFVILTKMDADAKGGAAISISKLIGRPVAYIGTGQDLEDLKPFNPEEFVDKIVV; encoded by the coding sequence CTGCTAGAAGGTCTTAGAAAGACCTTCTCTTCGTTCATAGAGAAGCTCAGCTCTAAAGAGTTAGGTTTTAAGGAGCTTCAACCGGTATTAGAGGAACTTAAGCTATCGCTTGTAAGAAACGACGTCGCCTACACGGTGGCCGAGGAGATATGTGGCGAAATAGCCGAGAAGCTTTCAGGCGTTAAGGTCGGAAGGTTTGAAGATGTTAAGCCTCTAGTCAAGAAGACCCTGAGGCAGGTTCTTCTGGAAACCCTAAAAGCCTCGTATGAGAAAGACTTCCTCGAAACTGTTAAGGCTAAAGTCTCTAAAGGCGAACCCGCGGTTATACTGTTCGTCGGGGTTAACGGCTCCGGTAAAACCTTAACCATAGCTAAGGTTGCTAGATTGCTTCTTGGAAACGGCTTTACCGTATGTATCGCGTGTAGCGACACGTTCAGAGCCGGGGCCATAGAGCAGGTCGAGATATTGGCTAAGCGTCTAGGTGTTAGGGCGATAAAACAGGCGTATGGAAGCGACGCGGCTGCGGTGGCGTATGACGCCGTGCAGTATGCTCGAGCTCATGGCATCAACGTCGTTCTCATAGATACGGCTGGACGTATGCAGACTAGGAAGAACCTCATGGAGGAGATGCGTAAGATAGCTAGAGTAACAAACCCAGATCTCGTTGTGTTTGTAGGAGACTCTCTGACAGGCAACGACGCCGTTAACCAGGCGGAGGAGTTTATGAAGTACGTCGGGATAGACTTTGTCATCCTGACTAAGATGGACGCTGACGCCAAGGGAGGGGCTGCTATATCGATCTCGAAGCTCATAGGCAGACCGGTCGCGTATATAGGAACTGGTCAAGACCTTGAAGACCTAAAACCGTTTAACCCGGAGGAGTTTGTGGACAAGATAGTCGTATGA
- the argF gene encoding ornithine carbamoyltransferase — MPLGSRHLLTLQELTRGDVLKVIDTAIDMKRNPRRYANALEGKVLAMIFQKPSTRTRVSFEVAMRQLGGYALYLRWDDLQLGRGEALKDTARVLARYVNVVMARVLRQDDLDEYARWSPIPVINGLSDKWHPCQILGDLLTVKEVKGGLEGLKLAYVGDGNNVCNTLLVGCSKVGMNVSVACPEGYEPLPEAVEWARRNAEETGSKIEVLRSPEEAVRDADIIYTDVFVSMGFEAEREKRLKAFLPRYQVNSRLMGMAKKDAVFMHCLPAKRGEEVTDDVLDGPQSIVLDQAENRLHSQKALLYLMLG, encoded by the coding sequence TTGCCGCTTGGGTCTAGACACTTGCTAACCCTACAGGAGCTTACAAGAGGTGATGTTCTTAAAGTGATCGATACGGCCATTGATATGAAGCGAAACCCTAGACGTTATGCAAATGCTTTGGAGGGTAAGGTTTTGGCTATGATATTCCAGAAGCCTTCGACCAGGACCAGGGTCTCGTTTGAGGTCGCTATGCGTCAGCTTGGAGGTTACGCGTTATACCTTAGGTGGGACGACCTCCAGCTTGGGAGAGGTGAAGCCTTGAAGGACACGGCCAGAGTTCTAGCCAGATATGTGAACGTGGTTATGGCTAGGGTTCTCAGGCAAGACGACCTCGACGAGTACGCTAGATGGTCTCCGATACCCGTCATAAACGGTTTATCGGATAAGTGGCATCCATGTCAGATACTCGGAGACCTTCTGACGGTGAAAGAGGTTAAAGGTGGTCTCGAAGGTTTAAAACTAGCCTACGTGGGTGATGGAAATAACGTATGCAACACTCTCCTAGTTGGATGTAGTAAAGTCGGTATGAACGTATCTGTAGCCTGTCCAGAGGGCTACGAGCCGTTGCCTGAAGCCGTCGAATGGGCACGTAGAAACGCGGAGGAAACGGGCTCTAAGATAGAGGTCCTCAGAAGCCCGGAGGAAGCGGTCAGAGACGCTGATATAATCTATACAGACGTATTCGTATCGATGGGTTTCGAGGCCGAGAGAGAGAAAAGGCTCAAGGCTTTTCTTCCTAGATACCAGGTGAACAGTAGGCTTATGGGTATGGCTAAGAAGGACGCTGTGTTCATGCACTGTCTACCGGCCAAGAGGGGCGAAGAAGTTACAGATGATGTGCTTGACGGTCCTCAGTCGATAGTGCTCGACCAGGCCGAGAACAGGCTTCACTCTCAGAAAGCTCTATTGTATCTTATGCTAGGTTAG
- a CDS encoding D-tyrosyl-tRNA(Tyr) deacylase, with translation MKLLIFSESDKASLNIAEKLMNLYGFERTDRLYRGKPIYRLELKGEEILLVSVPGELVEAQYLEKDFKASLVVFLSRHASSSRMSTLSVHVPGNLGAETYGGLPYKVSIAPANAMKAALRKMNELNESKGLGFKVSYEATHHGPSLNLPSMFVEIGSTEREWVNPEAGEVVAEAAMAAVSCDTDYPAALALGGPHYNPKFTSLGLWEDIAPAHIVSKYSLTYVEDPSLLRNCVERTLEKVCMAVIDWKGVPGKLRSELIRRLRNMGLDIVRV, from the coding sequence TTGAAGCTTCTGATATTCTCAGAAAGCGATAAGGCCAGCTTAAACATAGCCGAGAAGCTGATGAACCTTTACGGTTTCGAGAGGACCGATAGGCTATACAGGGGTAAACCCATCTATAGACTCGAGCTTAAAGGCGAAGAAATTCTACTCGTCTCCGTACCCGGAGAACTCGTCGAAGCCCAGTATCTGGAGAAGGACTTCAAGGCAAGCCTTGTGGTCTTCCTCTCGAGGCATGCAAGCTCAAGCAGGATGTCCACTCTATCCGTCCATGTGCCTGGAAACCTAGGGGCTGAAACCTATGGTGGGTTGCCATACAAGGTCTCTATAGCACCGGCTAACGCTATGAAAGCTGCCTTGAGGAAGATGAACGAGCTTAACGAATCTAAAGGATTGGGGTTTAAGGTCTCCTATGAGGCTACGCATCACGGTCCATCGCTTAACTTACCGTCTATGTTCGTCGAGATAGGTAGCACTGAGAGGGAGTGGGTGAACCCCGAGGCCGGCGAGGTCGTGGCGGAGGCCGCTATGGCTGCGGTATCCTGCGACACGGACTATCCAGCTGCGTTAGCCTTGGGTGGGCCGCATTACAACCCGAAGTTTACGAGCTTAGGTTTATGGGAGGACATAGCCCCTGCGCATATCGTATCGAAGTATAGCCTCACGTATGTAGAGGACCCCTCTCTCCTGAGAAACTGCGTCGAGAGGACTCTTGAAAAAGTCTGCATGGCTGTGATCGACTGGAAAGGTGTTCCAGGTAAGCTACGTTCAGAGCTTATCAGACGCCTTAGAAACATGGGTTTAGACATAGTCCGAGTCTAG
- a CDS encoding protein translocase SEC61 complex subunit gamma, with protein sequence MGLRSFLNSCIRTLKLSSKPSRREIWLSLKISFLGIGVVGIIGFIVRLIASLLAVTAA encoded by the coding sequence ATGGGTTTAAGGTCCTTCCTGAACTCATGTATCAGAACGCTCAAGTTGTCGTCCAAACCGAGTAGAAGAGAGATTTGGTTATCTCTGAAGATATCATTCCTAGGTATAGGAGTCGTTGGGATAATCGGGTTTATAGTTCGACTTATAGCGTCCCTGTTGGCTGTAACCGCGGCTTGA
- a CDS encoding transcription elongation factor Spt5 has product MTEGNVLKRPSRIYAVKTTVGQEKQVLEMLERRVKARGYTSSIKAVMWSKDLKGYILVEADNPALIDELIQGLRHVKGRVSGFVNPSEIDRYLVVKPVIESLQVGDMVEVIGGPFRSMKARVVAVDRQKSEVTIELLESASPFPITIYAEYLRKIEGGV; this is encoded by the coding sequence TTGACGGAGGGAAATGTGTTGAAGAGACCGTCTAGGATATACGCCGTTAAGACGACTGTAGGTCAAGAGAAGCAGGTCTTAGAGATGCTCGAAAGAAGGGTTAAAGCCAGAGGTTATACGTCTTCCATCAAAGCGGTTATGTGGAGTAAAGACCTTAAAGGCTACATACTGGTCGAGGCCGATAACCCTGCTCTGATAGATGAGTTGATACAGGGTCTGAGGCATGTTAAGGGTCGGGTTTCAGGCTTCGTAAACCCCTCTGAGATTGACAGGTACCTAGTGGTTAAACCGGTTATAGAGTCTCTACAAGTCGGGGATATGGTCGAGGTGATAGGTGGCCCATTTAGGTCTATGAAAGCCAGGGTCGTAGCGGTCGATAGGCAGAAAAGCGAAGTCACGATAGAACTTCTAGAATCCGCATCCCCGTTCCCGATAACGATATATGCCGAATACCTCAGGAAGATCGAGGGAGGCGTATAA
- a CDS encoding 50S ribosomal protein L11, giving the protein MGEKKTIDVLVRGGEATAGPPIGPALGPLGVNVPAIVKAINEATKEYAGMRVPVKITVDVETKEFEIEVGIPTTAALILKELKAEKGSGKAGLEAIGDLSFEAIVRIAKIRRPKSLAKSLKGVVKEVLGTCLSMGVTVEGKNPKEVIREVEQGVYDKFIAEE; this is encoded by the coding sequence TTGGGTGAGAAGAAGACGATAGATGTCTTAGTAAGAGGAGGGGAGGCCACCGCAGGTCCACCCATAGGACCGGCCTTAGGCCCGCTCGGTGTAAACGTTCCGGCTATAGTCAAGGCGATAAACGAGGCTACCAAGGAGTACGCGGGTATGCGGGTTCCCGTGAAGATCACGGTCGACGTCGAGACCAAGGAGTTTGAGATCGAAGTAGGAATCCCTACTACCGCGGCGCTTATACTCAAGGAGCTTAAAGCCGAGAAGGGGTCTGGTAAGGCGGGGCTTGAGGCTATAGGCGACCTGAGCTTCGAAGCGATCGTCAGGATAGCTAAGATAAGAAGACCTAAAAGCTTGGCCAAGTCGCTCAAAGGCGTCGTCAAGGAGGTTTTAGGCACCTGCCTAAGCATGGGGGTCACCGTGGAAGGTAAAAATCCCAAAGAGGTCATCCGTGAAGTCGAGCAAGGAGTTTACGATAAGTTCATAGCCGAAGAATGA
- a CDS encoding 50S ribosomal protein L1, with translation MSFELRNLTEVVEEVKKSCKGKGFKQSIELIVNLRDLDLRRPENRIIGLMELPYPPNKPVKVCVFASGELYTKAKKLGVDLILTRDDLERIAKDKRQAKKIAKNHDFFIAEASLMPLIGRTWGVYLGPRGKMPTPVPPTADIENILERLRRTVRIRVRNQPVVQLRVGTEDMDSKQIAENINAALNWIIDRLPKGLTNIKDVYLKGTMTPSFRVELRRR, from the coding sequence TTGAGCTTCGAGCTTAGGAACCTCACAGAAGTTGTCGAAGAGGTTAAGAAGAGCTGCAAAGGTAAGGGATTCAAACAGTCTATAGAGTTGATAGTGAACTTAAGAGACTTAGACCTCCGCAGACCTGAGAATAGGATCATAGGTTTGATGGAGCTTCCCTATCCGCCTAACAAGCCTGTTAAGGTCTGCGTGTTCGCCTCTGGTGAGCTGTACACTAAGGCTAAGAAACTTGGTGTAGACTTGATACTTACAAGAGACGACTTGGAGAGGATCGCGAAGGATAAGCGGCAGGCTAAGAAGATAGCTAAAAACCACGACTTCTTCATAGCCGAGGCTTCTCTGATGCCGCTTATAGGTAGGACGTGGGGTGTTTACCTAGGTCCTAGAGGAAAGATGCCTACTCCTGTTCCACCTACGGCCGATATAGAAAACATACTAGAGAGGCTTAGGAGAACAGTCCGTATAAGGGTTAGAAATCAACCGGTTGTCCAGCTTAGAGTGGGGACAGAGGACATGGATAGTAAACAGATAGCCGAAAATATAAACGCGGCTTTGAACTGGATAATCGACAGGCTTCCTAAAGGCTTGACAAACATCAAAGACGTATACCTCAAGGGAACCATGACACCTAGCTTTAGAGTAGAGCTTAGAAGAAGGTGA
- a CDS encoding 50S ribosomal protein L10, with protein MARVSKSRLMKRKVVEELKQLFKEYPTIGVADLYKVGASQLHEIRRKFRGIALLRVAKNTLARMALKEIGGDLERLSKYLEGQNILIFAKEDPFRLAKMLDEAKVPSFARPGDIAPEDIIVPEGNTGLPPGPIISDFSDVGIPARISSGSIWINKTTVVAKKGDVISDKLASVLARLGIKPIKIGLNLKAVYSDGLIFPADVLRIDVEAFKSDISKAWEEAFKLALTLEYMTAETLPVLLVKSYRMALALATAAEYISAETLPLLVQRALSEASLLSSLTSKTEERKVEKEEPPKKEEKKEEEEELGLAALFG; from the coding sequence ATGGCTAGGGTCAGTAAAAGTAGGCTTATGAAGCGGAAGGTCGTAGAGGAGCTTAAGCAGCTCTTTAAAGAATACCCTACCATAGGGGTTGCCGACCTTTATAAGGTCGGCGCGAGCCAGCTACATGAGATACGTAGGAAGTTCAGAGGCATCGCCCTACTTAGGGTGGCGAAAAACACCTTAGCTAGGATGGCTTTGAAGGAGATCGGAGGAGACTTAGAGAGGTTGTCGAAGTATCTGGAGGGTCAGAACATTCTGATATTCGCTAAGGAAGACCCGTTCAGGCTTGCTAAGATGCTCGATGAGGCTAAGGTTCCGAGCTTCGCAAGGCCGGGTGATATAGCGCCAGAGGATATAATAGTTCCCGAGGGGAACACGGGTCTGCCACCTGGGCCTATAATCAGCGACTTCAGCGACGTCGGAATTCCTGCCAGAATATCCTCAGGTAGTATCTGGATAAATAAGACGACCGTCGTTGCTAAGAAGGGCGACGTAATATCGGATAAGCTTGCCTCTGTACTCGCCAGGTTAGGGATCAAACCGATCAAGATCGGCTTAAACCTTAAAGCCGTATACAGCGATGGGCTCATATTTCCCGCCGATGTCCTGAGGATAGATGTCGAAGCCTTCAAGAGTGATATATCTAAGGCTTGGGAAGAGGCGTTCAAGCTCGCTTTAACGCTGGAGTACATGACCGCCGAGACGCTGCCTGTGCTTCTAGTTAAAAGTTATAGGATGGCTCTGGCTTTAGCGACGGCGGCTGAGTACATCTCAGCCGAGACGTTGCCGCTATTAGTGCAAAGGGCTTTATCCGAGGCATCCCTACTAAGCTCCCTTACGTCTAAAACCGAGGAGCGGAAAGTTGAAAAGGAAGAACCTCCTAAGAAGGAGGAGAAGAAAGAGGAGGAAGAGGAATTAGGTTTAGCAGCTTTATTCGGTTAA